Part of the Nostoc sp. ATCC 53789 genome, TAACTTGCACCTTTAAGATTATCTTGCGTGAATGGATAGATTAATATATTGATTCCTAACTCTTGTTTGATATCATTATCACTTAGTATTGACATAGCTTTACATTTTAATTAGTACTAAAAATAATATTATAAAGTTCAAATTCCAAAAAGTATTAAACTTTGAACTTTGTATTTCAAATAAAGGCATTAAGATGCTAATCTTGCCTTGCCCAAATCTGCTTTTCATATCATTGTGCGATCGCTCTAAATCATACCTAAAAATCGGAGTGTGATAGTTTGCTTTATCCCACTGCAAGTTATGTCAGCTTTCGCATATAAGGATTCATCGCGCTTCTAGCCAAACCTGTAAATCGGCCAAACTAGTAAAATCTAACAGTGCTTCACTCAAATCTTCCAGAACAGGCACAGGTAAACTAGAAATTGAGGAGCGTATTTCCTCAGAAAGCTTCCCAAATCGCTTAGTCAATTGCCGGAGAATGAGATTAGCTGTTGCTTCTTCACGTCCTTCCTCACGTCCTTCTTCCTTAATTTCTCGGTAAACTCGCGTTTCCTTTAGCGCGATTCCTAGCATAGACTCTACCTCCGCTTGAGTTAATTGTTCAAACCTGTACACCATAATCGTTGTTATTAATTCAATTATGGCGCGACTCGATGGTGATAGCATTTCTTGAGCAGTTCTTGTTAACAAATACCTTGCTTCTTCTAGTGCTTGTTCTTCATCCACTGTAGTTAATACCATCAAGGCTACCCATATAGGTAATTGACGAATATCCCCTAATTCATCTAAATACACCCGATGTATTTGTTCACCATTCAGCAATGAACGATGAGGATGAATATCGATTTGTTCAATACTGCGCGATGGGTAAATTATCACTGCTTGCCAGTCGCTAAATCTGACACGGTTGCGGTAGAAATATAACGAAGATTCAGCCCATACTCTCTCATAAAGTTGTTCATCTTTTTGGAACTGAACCTCACAAAAATATACAACTCCAGCACCATCGCTTTCAGGTGGTAGAAATACTCCGTCAATTTCAAATTTTGGTTCTTTAACTGCGACTGAATCAAAACGATAACTATCTGCGTTAGTTGGAGGATTTGTCAACAGTTCAAATAGCAAAGTTGGAGACTGTTGAAACAGTTTGTAAAATATTGAGTCTCGACGCATG contains:
- a CDS encoding Rpn family recombination-promoting nuclease/putative transposase produces the protein MRRDSIFYKLFQQSPTLLFELLTNPPTNADSYRFDSVAVKEPKFEIDGVFLPPESDGAGVVYFCEVQFQKDEQLYERVWAESSLYFYRNRVRFSDWQAVIIYPSRSIEQIDIHPHRSLLNGEQIHRVYLDELGDIRQLPIWVALMVLTTVDEEQALEEARYLLTRTAQEMLSPSSRAIIELITTIMVYRFEQLTQAEVESMLGIALKETRVYREIKEEGREEGREEATANLILRQLTKRFGKLSEEIRSSISSLPVPVLEDLSEALLDFTSLADLQVWLEAR